Within the Dehalococcoidales bacterium genome, the region ATGGAATGATTGTTGTTAAAACGCCCAGTTTCAGTTTATGATGGACACTTGGGCGTTTTAACATTTATAATGGCTTATACTAATGAATATAGGTAATATAGAAAAAGACAACGTATTTGCCGATTCAAGCGAAATTGAAGCAGCAGTCGAAAGGCTGGCAGTCCGTATCAGGCAGGATTATAAAAATAAAAAAATACTTCTTATTGGCGTGTTAAAAGGAAGTTTTATTTTTCTTGCTGATCTAGCAAGAAAAATGGAAATCGATACAGAAATAGATTTTATTGGACTATCAAGCTATGGAAAGAACCGGATCAGTTCTGGTTCAGTTAGACTGTATTACGAGCCGAAAATCGAAGTTGCCGGGCGAGATGTGGTTTTGGTAGAAGACATCGTTGATACTGGGCTTTCTACTGCCTTTGCTATCAATTATCTAAACAATCGAAAAGCAAAAAGTATAAAACTGTGCGCTTTGCTAGATAAAAAATGTCGAAGGGAAGTAGAAGTCAACATAGATTACACTGGTTTTATTGCGCCGGACCGGTTTCTGGTGGGATACGGATTGGACTATAACGAAAGTTATCGTAATTTACGTAATATAATAATTTTAGGAGAGGAATAATGGCAGAAAAGAACCTCAAAAGACTGATAAGTGTAGCAAAAGGAGATCAACCAGCAGATTTGGTGATAACCAACGCCAAAATCATAAATGTATTTAATGGCGAGATAGAAGAAGGCAACATTGCTATTGCAGATGAGTATATTGCCGGAATAGGAGATTACACGCTAGGCAAGGATGTAGCCGATGTACAGGGTAAATATGTCATCCCCGGATACATCAATGCTCATGTTCATATAGAAAGTTCGATGATCGATATAGCTGAATATTCTTTAACGGTGGTACCGAGAGGGACGCTGGGAATAGTAACAGATCTGCACGAATTGAGTAATGTGCTCGGAATCGAGGCATTCAACTACGTTATTCAGGTATGCAATAAATTGCCGCTAGATTTTTATTTAATGGCGCCAAGCTGCGTGCCATCGACCAATTTAGAGACTGGTGGCGCCATAATCGATACAAGCGCCTTGGAAGAAATTTTAAAAAAACCGGGAGTGCTTGGGCTGGGTGAAATGATGAATTATCCCGGAGTTATTAATAAAGATGAAAATGTACTTAATAAACTCAGCATGTTCCAGGGGCGACTTATTGATGGCCATGCTCCAGGGCTTGGCGGTAAAGATCTTTCTGCATATATATCCGCTGGTATCTATTCCGATCACGAATGTGTGACTGTTGATGAAGCCAAAGAGAAACTGGCAAGAGGGATGTATATTATGATGCGCGAAGGCTCAAGTGAAAAGAACCTTGAAGCGCTCTTGCCCTTGGTGAATGATAAGAACTTTCACCGTTGTATGCTGGTCACTGATGACCGCAATGTGTTCTCCCTTAAACAGGAAGGCGATATGGATTGGGTTGTATATCGGGCAGTTTCATTGGGGATGGATCCGGTACGAGCCATTCAGATGGCGACCATAAATCCTGCGCAATACCTGGGGTTGAGGGATGTAGGTGCAATAGCCCCCGGATATTACGCTAATCTGATAACTTTATCTGATCTTGAAATCATGGAAACTGAAGAAGTATTTTATCGAGGATATCTGGTAGGCGTTGGAAAAGAGCCTAACTTCACGCCCCAGGTACCCCGAGTTTCCCAGCCGATTGATACCATCCATATAAAAGAAATTAAAGCGGATGACCTGGCTTTGAAATCGAGCGGTGGCGAGATGCCGGTTATAAACATTGTACCGGGACAAATTATCACAAAAAAGACCATGGAAACACCTAAAATTGAAAACGGTTTGGTGATAGCTGATACAAGCCGAGATATTTTAAAAATCGCTGTGGTTGAAAGGCACAAAGCAACAGGAAATATTGGCATTGGGCTTGTGAAAGG harbors:
- the hpt gene encoding hypoxanthine phosphoribosyltransferase, whose translation is MNIGNIEKDNVFADSSEIEAAVERLAVRIRQDYKNKKILLIGVLKGSFIFLADLARKMEIDTEIDFIGLSSYGKNRISSGSVRLYYEPKIEVAGRDVVLVEDIVDTGLSTAFAINYLNNRKAKSIKLCALLDKKCRREVEVNIDYTGFIAPDRFLVGYGLDYNESYRNLRNIIILGEE
- the ade gene encoding adenine deaminase, giving the protein MAEKNLKRLISVAKGDQPADLVITNAKIINVFNGEIEEGNIAIADEYIAGIGDYTLGKDVADVQGKYVIPGYINAHVHIESSMIDIAEYSLTVVPRGTLGIVTDLHELSNVLGIEAFNYVIQVCNKLPLDFYLMAPSCVPSTNLETGGAIIDTSALEEILKKPGVLGLGEMMNYPGVINKDENVLNKLSMFQGRLIDGHAPGLGGKDLSAYISAGIYSDHECVTVDEAKEKLARGMYIMMREGSSEKNLEALLPLVNDKNFHRCMLVTDDRNVFSLKQEGDMDWVVYRAVSLGMDPVRAIQMATINPAQYLGLRDVGAIAPGYYANLITLSDLEIMETEEVFYRGYLVGVGKEPNFTPQVPRVSQPIDTIHIKEIKADDLALKSSGGEMPVINIVPGQIITKKTMETPKIENGLVIADTSRDILKIAVVERHKATGNIGIGLVKGFGLQKGAIASSVSHDSHNIVAIGTNDQDLVAAIREIELMQGGLVMVLNGAAIGKMELPLAGILSLEPAEEAAGQLNDIETLVKVMGVSIESPFTVLSFMALPVIPEIRITDKGIIDVDKFEIISG